Proteins from one Esox lucius isolate fEsoLuc1 chromosome 19, fEsoLuc1.pri, whole genome shotgun sequence genomic window:
- the LOC109614701 gene encoding uncharacterized protein LOC109614701, whose protein sequence is MCRHDINLGSLHRKTHSHALLSRSSALLSWKVVMTKDAETLGQVSQNDYFNYQHCNNIMDSWAYTDHFLTKPQPSLGDNYSPNYMFYDRCKTPYQQGVAACSPADSMLSEPSEKTGSSPDLVYMEEIQNLVKSESIFSGYPQEALNLNSARSAFRPPNVHQNPLPLSSRADTYDKLVINNVFDSLLSQKWQAETVSHDTSSEVLPYSDPFPDQPCPVYIDSYNDSPPETFR, encoded by the exons ATGTGTCGGCATGATATAAATTTGGGGAGCCTGCACAGAAAGACACACTCCCATGCTTTGCTCAGCAGAAGCTCGGCTCTGCTGTCCTGGAAAGTAGTCATGACCAAAGACGCTGAGACTCTGGGACAAGTCTCTCAGAACGATTACTTCAACTACCAGCACTGCAACAACATCATGGACTCCTGGGCCTACACTGATCATTTCCTCACCAAACCCCAACCCAGTCTTGGGGACAACTACAGCCCTAACTACATGTTCTACGACCGCTGCAAGACTCCCTACCAGCAGGGGGTGGCGGCATGCAGCCCAGCTGACAGCATGTTGTCAGAGCCATCGGAGAAGACCGGCTCCTCCCCCGATCTGGTTTACATGGAGGAAATCCAGAACCTTGTAAAGTCAGAGAGCATTTTCTCTGGCTATCCACAGGAGGCGCTGAACCTGAACAGCGCGCGGTCGGCCTTCCGCCCTCCCAATGTCCACCAGAACCCTCTGCCCCTCAGCTCCAGAGCGGACACCTACGACAAGTTGGTCATCAACAACGTCTTCGACTCCCTGCTCTCCCAGAAGTGGCAGGCAGAGACAGTCTCCCATGACACCAGCAGTGAG GTTCTACCCTACAGCGATCCGTTCCCAGATCAGCCCTGCCCAGTTTACATTGACTCCTACAATGACTCCCCTCCAGAGACATTCAGGTAG
- the LOC117593417 gene encoding grainyhead-like protein 3 homolog, with protein MLTIDIFSSVPRSDFQFVLGAPQPNQDKPAELPPVYLNRGQFYPISLVGSTASLSCDKVKTVVMVVFENDKSTETQLSYWSQWHARQPTAKQRVIDVADHEGVFCGIQVEEVAFNALSFVWNPSEEGKVFVRINCLSTDFSSQKGVKGLPLILQIDTYDFSAGTNRLIHRAACQAKIFSDKGAERKMKDEDRRRSQRSRGKTVVLNNTGRSSGSVGSGSTFLKTLDDHVSYPVLFIPKTHLSNAMSPPTTSEEVEKTSLKRPFPDGAGQGGGRPAPRKQARREEQQRVLLYVRRESEEVFESLVLDSPTMKGLKQVISKQYGLQEDAIWKIYKKCKRGIFVNVDDNIIKHYSNLLPFLIEITEVLSGQFLVTLIEL; from the coding sequence ATGCTGACCATTGACATTTTTTCCTCTGTCCCCAGAAGCGATTTCCAGTTCGTTCTGGGGGCTCCTCAGCCTAACCAGGACAAGCCAGCCGAGCTACCTCCGGTTTAcctgaacaggggtcagttctaCCCCATCTCCCTTGTGGGGAGCACGGCCAGTCTGTCGTGTGACAAAGTCAAGACGGTGGTCATGGTGGTGTTTGAGAACGACAAGAGCACGGAGACCCAGCTGAGCTACTGGAGTCAGTGGCACGCGCGGCAACCGACCGCGAAGCAGAGGGTCATCGACGTCGCCGACCACGAAGGGGTGTTCTGTGGCAtccaggtggaggaggtggcCTTCAACGCACTGTCCTTTGTTTGGAACCCCAGTGAGGAGGGCAAGGTCTTCGTCAGAATCAACTGCCTGAGCACCGACTTCTCCTCCCAGAAGGGCGTGAAAGGACTTCCGCTGATCCTCCAGATCGACACCTACGATTTCAGCGCCGGCACCAACCGCCTCATCCACAGAGCCGCCTGCCAGGCCAAAATATTCAGCGATAAGGGAGCcgagaggaagatgaaggatgaggacaggaggaggagccAGAGGAGCAGGGGTAAGACTGTCGTCCTCAACAACACTGGCAGGTCGTCTGGTTCCGTAGGGAGCGGCAGCACCTTCTTGAAGACCCTGGACGACCATGTCAGCTACCCCGTCCTCTTCATCCCAAAGACGCACCTCTCCAATGCCATGTCACCTCCCACAACATCCGAGGAGGTGGAAAAGACATCCCTGAAAAGGCCGTTCCCTGACGGGGCTGGCCAGGGCGGCGGGAGACCGGCACCAAGAAAGCAGGCCaggagagaggagcaacagagggTCCTACTGTATGTCAGAAGAGAGTCTGAAGAGGTATTTGAGTCTTTGGTGCTTGACAGCCCGACCATGAAAGGCCTGAAGCAAGTGATTTCTAAACAGTACGGACTGCAAGAGGACGCCATTTGGAAAATTTACAAGAAATGTAAAAGGGGTATTTTTGTGAATgtggatgacaacatcatcaaaCACTACAGTAACCTCTTGCCGTTTCTCATAGAGATCACTGAAGTCCTGAGCGGTCAGTTCCTGGTCACTCTCATTGAGTTGTGA